The window CCGGCCGCATCACGACTGTTTCCCGCGGGGAACGCTGCCCTCAGCGGAGCCCGGAGGGGGATGTGAGGGTTCTCGGCGGCCGGGGAGAGGGCCTGGTGAGGCGGGCCGTACCCGGCCGGGGCGCCCTCGGGGGTGAGGTTAACCGAACCCCCGAAATCCGTGCGGGCACCATCGGTCTTGGGGCCGGGACGCGGAAACCTTGCGGTGTCGGGCCACCCGCGCGGCGGTCCGCGCCGCCACGGAACACGCGGACCCGGCCGCCACGGAACACGCGGACCCGGCCCCGCGGACACGCGTACACAGGGAGCGAGCATGGACACCGCCCGGAAGCCGTACACCCGGGACGCCGCCGCCGTACGGGCCTGGCGGCTCGTGCGCGAGCCGTTCACCGCACGGACCTGGCGGCGGGTCGCGTACGCCCTGCTCGCCGTGCCGGTCGGGCTGGTCAGCCTGCCGGTGGCGCTGCTCGGCGGCCGCCGGGCGGGCCGGTGGCAGCGGGGCCTAGTCCGGCGCTTCCTCGGTGTGGAGCTGCCCGGCTCCTCACGGGGCGCGCTCCACGCCCTGCTCTCCCTGCCGCCGAACCTGGTGGTGGCGGTCGTCACGCTCTACGGCTGGTCGGTCGTCCCCATGAACATCGGCTGGCCCCTGCGCGGCGGCGACCCGGCCACGGCCTGGGGCGGGCCGACCCTCGCCGGCGCGTGGGCCTTCCACGCGGTGGTGGGCGGAGTCGGGTTCCTGCTGCTCATGCCGTGGCTCGGCCGCGCCCTCGGCGCGCTCCAGCTGCGTCTCGCGACAGCGCTCCTCGCCCGCCCGTAGGTTGACGGGATGCCCGACCCCAGGCCCACGCCATGCTCCGACTGACCGCCCCTGCCCCCGGCGGGGGCACGCGCCACCCGGTCACCGCCTTCGCGGCCACGGCCGCGGGCCGTGTGCTCGCCGCCTTCACGCCACGGGCCCTGGCCGCCCTGCTCTACGCGGTGATCACCCTGCCGCTCGCCCTCCTGGGCTGCCTGCTGACGCTCGCGGGGCTGCTCGTCGGCGGCGTTCTGTCCGTGACCACGCTGGGGCTGTGGGTCCTCGCGCTGACCGTGCGGGGCGCGCTCGCGCTCGGCGCGCTCCAGAGGACGCTGGCGCGCCGGCTGCTGCGCCTGGACATCGAGGAGCCGCCGACACCCCGGGCCGACGGAGTGCTCGGCCGGCGGCGGGCCCTGCTCCTCGGCCGTACGGGATGGCGTGCCGTCGGCTGCGCGCTGGGCGTGCCCGTCACGGCCGTGATCGCGTACGTGACGGTCCTGGGCGCGTACGCCTACGGGACCCAGCTGAGCCTGCACCCCCTGCTCGGACGGTGGAACCACCACACCGTCCGCGAAGGCGACTCCGTGCGGCACGTGTCCCTGGAAGTCCTCGGCGTCCAGCTGGACACCTGGCCACGCTGGCTGCTCCCGGTGGCCGTGGGACTCCTCCTCCTGTCGGCCGCGCCCTGGCTGACGCGCCACGGCCTCGCCCCGCACCGCCTGCTGCTCGCCGCCACGCTCGGCCCGAGCGCCGCGGACCGCCGCATCCGCACCCTGGAGGAGACCCGCGCCCAGGCGGTGGACGACGCGGCGGCCACTCTCCGCCGGATCGAGCGCGACCTGCACGACGGGACGCAGGCCCGGCTCGTCGGGCTCGCGATGCATCTGACGATGATCCGGGAACTGATCGGCGCGGACGCCGGCCGCGAACGGCTCCTCACCGTCGTCGACACCGCCCAGGGCAACGCCAAGCAGGCCATCGCCGACCTGCGCCACCTCGTCAAGGGCATCCATCCGCCCGTACTGGACCAGGGCCTGGACACGGCCCTCGCCACCCTCGCGGCGGACGTCGCACTGCCCGTCGAGGTCGTCACGGACATCGGGGCCCGCCCCGCGCCCGCAGTCGAGTCCATCGCCTACTTCTGCGCCGCCGAGCTCCTCGCCAACGCGGCCAAACACAGCGGGGCGGCCGGCGCCACGGTGACGGTGAGCGCGCACTCCGGGCTGCTCAGGCTCGCCGTCGGGGACGAGGGCCGCGGCGGGGCCGCGATCGGCGCGGGCTCGGGGCTCACCGGCCTGCTCGCCCGGGTACGGGCCGTCGACGGCACGCTCACCTGCGAGAGCCCGCCGGGAGGGCCTACGGTGGTCACGGTCGAGCTGCCGTACTGAAATTCGCCGCCGCAACCCGGCTCACTGATCACGAGGGGCACATGCGCGTTGTCATCGCCGAGGACTCCGCCCTCCTGCGCGACGGACTGGCCCAGCTCCTCCAGCTGCGGGGCGTGGTGGTCGCCGCCGCCGTCGGGGACGCCGACGCGCTGCTGACGGCCGTGGCCGAGCACCGCCCGGACGCCGCCGTCGTCGACATCCGGCTGCCGCCGACCCAGACGGACGAGGGGCTCCGCGCCGCCGTACGGCTGCGCGCCGACCACCCGGCCACCGGGGTGCTGATCTTCTCGCAGTACGTCGAGACGAAGTACGCCGCGCAGCTCCTGGGCACCAACCCGGGCGGCGTCGGCTACCTCCTCAAGGAACGGGTCGTCGACATCGGCGAGTTCGTGGACGCACTGGAGCGGATCGCCGCCGGCGGCACCGCCCTCGACCCGGAGGTCGTCGCGCAGCTCTTCGGCGCGAGCCGCCGCGCCACCGCCCTGGACGCCCTCACGCCCCGCGAGCGGGAGGTGCTCGCGCTGATGGCCGAGGGGCGTACGAACCACGCGATCGCCGCCTCCTTCACCGTCTCGGAACGGGCCGTGGAGAAGCACATCGCCAACATCTTCGCCAAGCTCGGCCTGCCGCCCTCCGACACGGAGAACCGGCGGGTGCTCGCGGTGCTGCGTCACCTGGAGACGACGGGCTGAAGCTCAGAAGACTCTCAAGCTTCACAGGACTCATGGACGGCACATCTACCTCGTCCATAGAGTCGCGATCATGCCCGACATATCGCTGACCATGGTCGTCGTCCTGTGCCTCGCCGCGCTCGCCGCCGGGTGGATCGACGCGGTCGTGGGCGGCGGCGGACTGCTCCTCCTGCCGATGCTGCTGCTCGGGCTGCCCAACTCGGGATCGGCGGCCCAGTACGCGCTCGGCACCAACAAGGCCGTGGCGATCGTCGGGACGACGGGCGCGGCGGTGACGTACGCGCGCAGGGCGCCCGTGGACGTCCGCACGGCGGTACGGATCGGTCTGGCGGCGCTCGCCGGGTCCACGGGCGGGGCCTTCGTCGCCGCCGGGATGAGCACCGACGTGCTCAAACCGGTGGTCATGGTCGTCCTGCTCGGCGTCGGCACCTTCGTGATCATGCGGCCCGCCTTCGGCACGGCCCCCTCGGCCGAGCCCGTCACACCGCGCCGCGTCCTCGCCGCGATCGGGCTCGCGGGCCTCGGCATCGGCTTCTACGACGGGCTCGTCGGGCCCGGCACGGGTACGTTCCTGGTGCTCGCCCTGACCGCGCTGCTCCACCTCGACCTGGTGACCGCCTCCGCCACCGCGAAGATCGTCAACTGCTGCACCAACGCGGGAGCGCTCGCGATGTTCGCCTGGCAGGGCACGGTGTACTGGCAGCTGGCCGCCCTGATGGCCGTCTTCAACCTCGTCGGCGGAACGGTCGGGGCGCACACCGCGCTCAAGAAGGGCAGCGGGTTCGTACGGGGCGTGCTGCTGACGGTGGTGTTCGCGCTGGTGGCGAAGCTCGCGTACGACTTCTGGCTCTGACGGCCGCCGCCGTGTCCAGCGGCTGCCGATGACACCGCCGTGTCTAGCGGCTGCCGGTGAGATGGGCGAAGACGACCACGTTGCCCCGGTAGCCGGTGGCCGGGGAGTAGCCGCCCCCGCAGGTGATCACGCGCAGCTCCGGACGCCGCGCGGCCCCGTAGACCTTCTCGTCGGGGAAGGCGCGGGCGTCGTACACCTCGACCGCGTCGACGGAGAAGAGGGCGACCCTGCCGTCCCGGCGCCCGACCTCGATCGTGCTGCCCTTCTCCAGGGCGCCGAGGCGGAAGAAGACGGCGGGGCCCTCGGTGTTGTCGACATGGCCGGCGACGATCGCGGTGCCCGTCGCGCCGGGCGCGGTACCGGCCTCGTACCAGCCGGCGAGGTTCTTCCTGGCGGCGGGCGGCACGTCGAGGCTGCCCCGCGGGGAGAGGCCCAGGCCCATCAGAGGGGCGTCCACCCCGATGGAGGGGATGCGGATCCGCTCGGGCGGCGAGGACGGCAGCGCGGCGGCCGCGGGCCGGTCCACATGGGCGCCCGCGCGGGCCTGCGCGGGCGACGGCTGGGGCGGCGCGTGCGTCTGCGCGCCGCGGTGCAGCAGCAGGGCCCCGCACAGGAGGGCGACGAGGGTGACGGCGGCTATGGAGATGTTGCTGAACGGGCGCACGTCAGCCCCCTCTCTCGGGTCGTTCGGTCACGGACTTCTCGGTGTTCCGGGTGTTCCGGGTGTTCCGGGTGTTCTGGAAGTTCTTGGCACCCACGGCGTTTCCGGTGCTCGTGGAGCGCCCGGTTCCCGCGGCTCCCGGACCGGCCGGATCGGCTCTGTGGGTCCCGCGTCCCCCTCCGGGCCGCGAGGGGCGTCGGGTCCGGAGGGGGAGGGGACGGCGGTACCGGTGGACAGCGGAGGGTGTCCGTCAGATCCCGTCGCCTCTCGCCCGGCGATGCAGGAGCCAGGTACCGCCCGCGGCGGCGACGGCCAGGGCCGCCACTCCCGCCGCGGTCTGCACGGGGTCGGGACCGAGTGCGCCGCCGACCCCCGTCTTCACACTTCCTCGCGGGTGGACCTGCTGTCCGCGCTCCTGGGTGGACGTGAGGGTGACCACCAGGTCGCTCGTCATCCGCAAGCCGCTCGAACAGCGCGCGACGATCTCGTACGTGCCCGGCTGGGCGGACGGCGGCACGGTGAACTGCCCGACCGCGTGACCCTCGTGCGCGCTGGGCATCAGCGTGAAGTCACCCGCGCCGACGGCCCCGGCGTCACCCGACACCGCGTCGCTCGCCCCGCACGCCGCCGTGTTCACCGTGACCTCGGTGCCGGGCGCGACGGAGGCCGGGTACAACTCGATGGACCCCGCGCCGACACCGTGAGCGGGCGCCGCACCGAGGCCCGCCGCGACGACGGCGAGCGCGGTACCGGTCAGCAGACGGGCTGTGCGCATCGTGCTCGCTCCTCCGAGGGGGCGCGGCCCGCGGCACCTGCGAGTGCCGCTGCGTCGGTCACGCCCCTGCCCTACCGAGGTAAGTGGCAGTCGAGGCCCCACGCCTCCTGATGGCACATCAGAAACGATGTGAACGGGTGTCAGGCGAGGGAGCCCCGTGTCGCATCCCGCGGCGTTTCGGCTGGTCACCGGCGTGTCGTCGGCGCGTGGGCGAAAAGAACCCGAAGGGAGTGGACAGCGCGTGTGAACGGGTGACCGGCTCGCCGCGCCGCACGCTTGACCTCAACTTTGGTCGAGGTATGAGGCTGGGCTCATGAACCCCACCACCGACGTATCCGTCCCCCCTCCCGTCCAGCACCCCGCGCCCCTCAAGGTCGCCGTCATCGTCGGCAGCAACCGGGAGGGCCGCTTCGGCCCCGTGGTCGCGGACTGGCTGCTGGGCCGCTTCCTCGACCGGGCCGACCTCTCGGTCGACGTCGTCGACACCGCCGACCTGCGCCTGCCGACGGCCCTGTCCTACTCCCCGTCCCCGGAGGTGGCCTCAGAGCTGGCGAAGGTCACCCCCAGGCTGGCCGAGGCGGACGCCTTCGTCGTCCTGACCCCCGAGTACAACCACTCCTTCCCCGCCTCGCTCAAGGCCCTCATCGACTGGCACTACGAGGAGTGGCGCGCCAAGCCCGTCGGCTTCGTCTCGTACGGCGGTGTCTCGGGCGGCCTGCGCGCCGTCGAGCAGCTCCGCCAGGTCTTCGCCGAGCTGCACGCCGTCACCGTCCGCGACACGGTGTCCTTCCACAACGCGGGCGCGTCCTTCGACGACCGGGGCCGGCACAAGGACCCCGCGGCGCCGGACGCCGCCGCGAAGGTGATGCTGGACCAGCTGGCGTGGTGGGCGTCGGTACTGAAGGAGGCCAAGGCGGTTCGCCCGTACGGGAGTTGAGGAGACCGGGCGGAGACTCGGCCCGGACTCAGGCTCCGGCCCCGTGGTCGGTGAGGGCCTCGGCCACCGCCCGGCGCCCCACCGCCGCGAGGACGGGATTGGTGACCCGGTAGTGGTGATCCGCCACCAGACCGAAGTGCAGGGCCCAGCCCCGCCCGCGGGCCCAGGTCGCGTCGTCGACCTCGGCCGCCTCACGGAACAGGGGGCGGGTCCCGGAGGTGAACACGGCCCAGGCGGCGAGTACGTCGGCCGCGGGGTCGCCGGTACCGAGGCCCCCGAAGTCGATGACCGCGCTGAGCCGGCCTTCCCGGGCCAGCAGATTGCCCGGCAGGAGGTCGCCGTGCAGCCAGACGGGCGCGCCGGCCCATTGCGGAAGCCGCAGGGCGTCCTCCCAGACGGCCGCCACGGTGTCCCCGTCCACCGTGCCGTCCGCGCTCAGGTCGCGGATCGCCGCGCGCATCTCGTCGTCGTCGGTGAGCGGACCGCCGCGCCACGACGGGGGCCCGCCGACCGCGTCGACCTTCCGCAGCGCCGCGACGAATCGGCCCAGCTCGACCGCCGCGTCCGCGAGACCGGCCCGGCCGCCGAGGGGCGCGTCGTGGACGGTGTCGCCGTCCAGCCAGCGGAACACGCCCCACGGCAGCGCGTACCCCTGTCCGGGTGCCCCCTTCGCGAGCGGCACGGGAACGGCCAGCGGGAGATGCGGAGCGAGCCGTGGCAGCCACCGCTGTTCCTTGTCCACCTCCCGCGCCCCGCGGGGCAGCCGCGGCAGCCGTACGACCATGTCGTCGCCGAGCCGGTACATGGCGTTCTCCGTCCCGGCGGACACCACCTGCTTCACCGGCAGCCCGGCCCACTCGGGGAACTGCTCCGCGACCAGCCGCCCGACGAGCGCCTCGTCGATGTCGAGCTCGTCAGGGTGCATCTTCGGGTTCGGGCCGGACGGCATGGTTCTCCGGGGGATCGGCGGCGGGAGGGGCGGTGGCCGCGAGCGGGACAGCCGCTCGGTGGCGACGGGACGGCAGAGCGTATCCACATGGGCCGATCCGCCACCATCACTTTTCGCCGCCCCGCCCCGCCCCGCCGCCGCGCCGCCGTGTCTCTCCTCGTCCGACCGGTCAGGGGCGGGCGTAGGGCCGGGTCATGATCTCCATGTTGTGGCCGTCCGGGTCGTCGAAGTAGGCGCCTCGGCCGCCGAACAGGTCGTTGGTCCGCCCTGGTTCGGTGTGGCTCGGGTCCGCGTAGTACGTGACCCCGACCGCCTCCAGACGGGACACCATGGCGTCGAAACGGGCCTCGGGCACGAGGAACGCGTAGTGCTGGGGCTGGACCGGCCCGTCCCTGAACTCGTAGTAGTCGAGGGTGACGCCGTTGCCGAGGTCGATGGGCAGGAAGGGGCCGAAGGGAGCGCCCACCTTCAGCTCCAGGATCGCGGCGAGGAACTCCGCCGACAGGAGCCGGTCCGTCGCGTAGACGGCGATG of the Streptomyces aurantiacus genome contains:
- a CDS encoding LuxR C-terminal-related transcriptional regulator, whose amino-acid sequence is MRVVIAEDSALLRDGLAQLLQLRGVVVAAAVGDADALLTAVAEHRPDAAVVDIRLPPTQTDEGLRAAVRLRADHPATGVLIFSQYVETKYAAQLLGTNPGGVGYLLKERVVDIGEFVDALERIAAGGTALDPEVVAQLFGASRRATALDALTPREREVLALMAEGRTNHAIAASFTVSERAVEKHIANIFAKLGLPPSDTENRRVLAVLRHLETTG
- a CDS encoding sulfite exporter TauE/SafE family protein; protein product: MPDISLTMVVVLCLAALAAGWIDAVVGGGGLLLLPMLLLGLPNSGSAAQYALGTNKAVAIVGTTGAAVTYARRAPVDVRTAVRIGLAALAGSTGGAFVAAGMSTDVLKPVVMVVLLGVGTFVIMRPAFGTAPSAEPVTPRRVLAAIGLAGLGIGFYDGLVGPGTGTFLVLALTALLHLDLVTASATAKIVNCCTNAGALAMFAWQGTVYWQLAALMAVFNLVGGTVGAHTALKKGSGFVRGVLLTVVFALVAKLAYDFWL
- a CDS encoding VOC family protein; amino-acid sequence: MRYDQQHPNPAEPPTTTVQLNHIAVYATDRLLSAEFLAAILELKVGAPFGPFLPIDLGNGVTLDYYEFRDGPVQPQHYAFLVPEARFDAMVSRLEAVGVTYYADPSHTEPGRTNDLFGGRGAYFDDPDGHNMEIMTRPYARP
- a CDS encoding sensor histidine kinase, with the translated sequence MLRLTAPAPGGGTRHPVTAFAATAAGRVLAAFTPRALAALLYAVITLPLALLGCLLTLAGLLVGGVLSVTTLGLWVLALTVRGALALGALQRTLARRLLRLDIEEPPTPRADGVLGRRRALLLGRTGWRAVGCALGVPVTAVIAYVTVLGAYAYGTQLSLHPLLGRWNHHTVREGDSVRHVSLEVLGVQLDTWPRWLLPVAVGLLLLSAAPWLTRHGLAPHRLLLAATLGPSAADRRIRTLEETRAQAVDDAAATLRRIERDLHDGTQARLVGLAMHLTMIRELIGADAGRERLLTVVDTAQGNAKQAIADLRHLVKGIHPPVLDQGLDTALATLAADVALPVEVVTDIGARPAPAVESIAYFCAAELLANAAKHSGAAGATVTVSAHSGLLRLAVGDEGRGGAAIGAGSGLTGLLARVRAVDGTLTCESPPGGPTVVTVELPY
- a CDS encoding aminoglycoside phosphotransferase family protein, translated to MHPDELDIDEALVGRLVAEQFPEWAGLPVKQVVSAGTENAMYRLGDDMVVRLPRLPRGAREVDKEQRWLPRLAPHLPLAVPVPLAKGAPGQGYALPWGVFRWLDGDTVHDAPLGGRAGLADAAVELGRFVAALRKVDAVGGPPSWRGGPLTDDDEMRAAIRDLSADGTVDGDTVAAVWEDALRLPQWAGAPVWLHGDLLPGNLLAREGRLSAVIDFGGLGTGDPAADVLAAWAVFTSGTRPLFREAAEVDDATWARGRGWALHFGLVADHHYRVTNPVLAAVGRRAVAEALTDHGAGA
- a CDS encoding class F sortase — its product is MRPFSNISIAAVTLVALLCGALLLHRGAQTHAPPQPSPAQARAGAHVDRPAAAALPSSPPERIRIPSIGVDAPLMGLGLSPRGSLDVPPAARKNLAGWYEAGTAPGATGTAIVAGHVDNTEGPAVFFRLGALEKGSTIEVGRRDGRVALFSVDAVEVYDARAFPDEKVYGAARRPELRVITCGGGYSPATGYRGNVVVFAHLTGSR
- a CDS encoding NADPH-dependent FMN reductase, with amino-acid sequence MNPTTDVSVPPPVQHPAPLKVAVIVGSNREGRFGPVVADWLLGRFLDRADLSVDVVDTADLRLPTALSYSPSPEVASELAKVTPRLAEADAFVVLTPEYNHSFPASLKALIDWHYEEWRAKPVGFVSYGGVSGGLRAVEQLRQVFAELHAVTVRDTVSFHNAGASFDDRGRHKDPAAPDAAAKVMLDQLAWWASVLKEAKAVRPYGS